One genomic segment of Amycolatopsis sp. WQ 127309 includes these proteins:
- a CDS encoding type VII secretion system-associated protein, giving the protein MTAEKWVLLVDPAWPPEPSAPDRTHVVGGWPAAADGSIGDFEPNPEYVPSGPDSPADPLDAVLRLLAVGDAEFAQVASVFRQVETAVALDASGAPLTAPSPDGVPCLLVATAPAHRHRVRTAGWRAVDAGELAALLADRPGTDLLLNPGAVGCTRLSAETVQDLSRP; this is encoded by the coding sequence ATGACGGCTGAGAAGTGGGTGCTGCTGGTCGACCCGGCGTGGCCCCCGGAGCCGTCGGCGCCCGACCGGACCCACGTGGTCGGCGGCTGGCCGGCCGCGGCGGACGGCTCGATCGGCGACTTCGAGCCGAACCCGGAGTACGTGCCGTCGGGCCCGGACAGCCCGGCGGACCCGCTGGACGCGGTTCTGCGGCTGCTGGCCGTGGGTGACGCGGAGTTCGCCCAGGTGGCGTCGGTGTTCCGCCAGGTCGAGACGGCGGTGGCGCTGGACGCGTCGGGCGCGCCCTTGACGGCACCGTCGCCCGACGGCGTCCCGTGCCTGCTGGTGGCGACGGCGCCCGCCCACCGCCACCGGGTCCGGACGGCGGGCTGGCGAGCGGTGGACGCGGGGGAGCTGGCGGCGCTGCTGGCGGACCGCCCGGGCACGGACCTGCTGCTCAACCCGGGCGCGGTCGGCTGCACCCGCCTGTCGGCGGAGACGGTCCAGGACCTCTCGCGCCCGTAA
- a CDS encoding M20 family metallopeptidase — protein MTIPHEWVRAHRDELLADVAAYVGIETPSDDKESLARGLSWVDGWLRDRLGPPASVRDVDGGVHGDVKVYDFAGAGTPVLVLAHYDTVWPLGTLADWPFTVDGDRATGPGIFDMKSGLVHAVWALRALDAAGLPRPAVRLVLNGDEEIGSPASRPVIEEAAAGTRATLVFEASADGAVKTARKGVGLFRVRATGVESHAGLDPAKGASAIDELARAVLALHALADPAAGTTVNVGVISGGTRQNVIAGAASGEVDVRVSSAAEASRVDAGLAALTAHDPRATLVVEGGWNRPVMERSPATAELYHLARATAAELGVTLEECSVGGASDGNFVAALGHPVLDGFGAVGDGAHARHEHISVEGMLERTALAAAVLHRLGESR, from the coding sequence GTGACGATCCCGCACGAGTGGGTGCGCGCCCACCGCGACGAGCTGCTGGCCGACGTCGCCGCTTACGTCGGCATCGAGACTCCCAGCGACGACAAGGAAAGCCTCGCCCGGGGACTGTCCTGGGTGGACGGCTGGCTGCGCGACCGGCTGGGCCCGCCCGCGTCGGTGCGCGACGTCGACGGCGGTGTCCACGGCGACGTCAAGGTCTACGACTTCGCCGGCGCCGGCACGCCGGTTCTGGTGCTGGCCCACTACGACACGGTGTGGCCGCTCGGGACGCTCGCGGACTGGCCGTTCACGGTGGACGGCGACCGCGCGACCGGGCCGGGGATCTTCGACATGAAGTCGGGCCTGGTGCACGCGGTGTGGGCACTGCGCGCGCTCGACGCCGCCGGGCTCCCCCGCCCGGCCGTCCGGCTGGTCCTCAACGGCGACGAGGAGATCGGCAGCCCGGCGTCCCGGCCGGTGATCGAGGAGGCCGCGGCGGGCACCCGCGCGACGCTGGTGTTCGAGGCGAGCGCGGACGGCGCGGTGAAGACCGCGCGCAAGGGCGTCGGCCTGTTCCGCGTGCGCGCCACCGGCGTCGAGTCCCACGCCGGGCTGGACCCGGCGAAGGGCGCGAGCGCGATCGACGAGCTGGCCCGGGCGGTCCTGGCCCTGCACGCGCTGGCCGACCCGGCCGCCGGGACGACGGTCAACGTCGGCGTGATCTCCGGCGGGACCAGGCAGAACGTGATCGCGGGCGCGGCGTCCGGCGAGGTCGACGTGCGCGTGTCGAGCGCGGCGGAGGCGTCCCGCGTCGACGCGGGCCTGGCGGCGCTCACGGCCCACGACCCCCGCGCGACGCTCGTGGTGGAGGGCGGCTGGAACCGCCCGGTGATGGAGCGTTCCCCGGCGACCGCGGAGCTGTACCACCTGGCCCGCGCGACGGCGGCGGAGCTGGGCGTCACGTTGGAAGAGTGCTCGGTGGGCGGAGCCAGCGACGGCAACTTCGTGGCGGCGCTGGGCCACCCGGTCCTGGACGGCTTCGGCGCGGTCGGCGACGGCGCCCACGCACGGCACGAGCACATCAGCGTCGAGGGGATGCTGGAACGAACAGCCTTGGCGGCCGCCGTCCTGCACCGCCTCGGCGAAAGCCGCTGA
- a CDS encoding polysaccharide deacetylase, which translates to MVENDQPWRWDESTWRGHVEHVRAGRSLRPASWPGGAKVAVALSFDSDHETPALRDGDVLPGKLAQGEYGARVGVPRLLRLLERYSAPASFFVPAVSALLHDGEVQSYVDHGHEVALHGWIHERNTALTGAEERDLAFRAADVLERLAGTRPAGIRTPSWDFSAHTLAITRELGLRYDSSLMADDDCYELLEHGEPTGVVELPVEWIRDDAPYFMMDRFAALRPYTPPRGVLSIWRDEFDAAYADGGLFQLTMHPHIIGHRSRIAILTELLDHITGHDGVWFATHAQVVGHVLGERP; encoded by the coding sequence GTGGTGGAGAACGACCAACCCTGGCGGTGGGACGAATCGACGTGGCGCGGGCACGTCGAGCACGTCCGGGCGGGCCGCTCGCTGCGGCCCGCGTCGTGGCCCGGCGGCGCGAAGGTGGCGGTGGCGTTGTCGTTCGACTCCGACCACGAGACGCCCGCGTTGCGCGACGGCGACGTGCTGCCCGGCAAGCTGGCGCAGGGCGAGTACGGCGCGCGCGTCGGCGTGCCGCGGTTGCTGCGCCTGCTCGAGCGGTACTCCGCGCCGGCGTCGTTCTTCGTGCCCGCGGTCTCGGCGTTGCTGCACGACGGCGAAGTGCAGTCCTATGTGGACCACGGGCACGAGGTCGCGCTGCACGGCTGGATCCACGAACGCAACACCGCCCTCACCGGGGCCGAGGAGCGTGACCTCGCCTTTCGCGCCGCCGACGTCCTGGAGCGGCTCGCGGGCACCCGGCCGGCCGGCATCCGGACGCCGTCGTGGGACTTCTCCGCGCACACCCTGGCCATCACCCGCGAGCTGGGCCTGCGGTACGACTCGTCGCTGATGGCCGACGACGACTGCTACGAGCTCCTCGAACACGGCGAGCCCACCGGCGTCGTCGAGCTGCCGGTGGAGTGGATCCGCGACGACGCGCCGTACTTCATGATGGACCGGTTCGCCGCCCTGCGGCCCTACACGCCACCGCGCGGGGTGCTTTCGATCTGGCGCGACGAGTTCGACGCGGCCTACGCCGACGGCGGCCTGTTCCAGCTCACCATGCACCCGCACATCATCGGGCACCGCTCGCGGATCGCGATCCTCACCGAGCTGCTCGACCACATCACCGGCCACGACGGCGTCTGGTTCGCCACCCACGCCCAGGTCGTCGGCCACGTCCTCGGGGAGCGGCCGTGA
- a CDS encoding helix-turn-helix transcriptional regulator, translating into MLEIHFTDADLAKLTIAEDADPMWELLMSSYRIRRPEGEPFFGRWRRGSRSAVPESGRLLMAAVPPYGYCPDFLTPPGARTVGDGIAAMLETPPRVLAADVAELAAQGTRVPPWLRRLGDGEPRELRRLGTALHDYYRQCLAPDWPAVRRTVARERRRLQSGLDRGGPQLLLSTLHPDIAWNPPVLRVRFPVDQTLHLAGRGLRLLPTFFAHGMPTTYKDPGLPPSLVYSIGHTTLDSDAEPGPSLAALLGRTRARVLMTVAITRCNTSELAELTDIALATASQHASVLRASGLITSTRAGKSQIHEITPLGLGVIRAG; encoded by the coding sequence ATGTTGGAAATTCACTTCACGGACGCGGACCTGGCGAAGCTGACCATCGCCGAGGACGCCGACCCGATGTGGGAGCTGCTGATGAGCAGCTACCGGATCCGGCGACCCGAGGGTGAGCCCTTCTTCGGCCGGTGGCGCCGGGGGTCACGCTCCGCGGTCCCCGAGTCCGGGCGGCTGCTCATGGCCGCCGTGCCGCCGTACGGCTACTGCCCGGACTTCCTCACCCCGCCCGGCGCCCGCACGGTCGGCGACGGCATCGCCGCCATGCTCGAAACCCCGCCACGGGTCCTGGCCGCCGACGTCGCCGAGCTCGCCGCGCAGGGGACCCGCGTCCCGCCGTGGCTGCGCCGCCTCGGTGACGGCGAACCGCGCGAGCTGCGCCGGCTGGGCACGGCGCTGCACGACTACTACCGCCAGTGCCTCGCCCCGGACTGGCCGGCGGTCCGCCGCACCGTCGCGCGCGAGCGCCGCCGGCTGCAGTCCGGCCTTGATCGCGGCGGGCCTCAGCTGCTGCTCTCGACGCTGCACCCGGACATCGCGTGGAACCCGCCGGTGCTCCGCGTCCGCTTCCCGGTCGACCAGACGCTCCACCTGGCCGGCCGCGGCCTCCGGCTGCTCCCGACGTTCTTCGCCCACGGCATGCCGACGACGTACAAGGACCCGGGGCTGCCGCCGTCGCTCGTCTACTCGATCGGCCACACGACCCTGGACAGCGACGCCGAGCCCGGCCCGTCGCTGGCCGCGCTGCTCGGCCGGACCCGCGCCCGCGTCCTCATGACGGTGGCGATCACCCGCTGCAACACGAGCGAGCTGGCGGAGCTGACGGACATCGCTCTGGCCACGGCCAGCCAGCACGCGTCGGTCCTGCGGGCGAGCGGGCTGATCACCAGCACCCGGGCGGGCAAGTCGCAGATTCACGAGATCACCCCGCTGGGCCTGGGCGTGATCCGCGCCGGGTGA
- a CDS encoding GntR family transcriptional regulator — protein sequence MSEPGRVVPARRRGLADEVADRIRDAIFDGAYPPGSQLREVELSAALGVSRGPVREALLRLEREGLARSEWHRGATVTALTEPDVAELDTLRAALEQLAVALVIERAPAEGLAAVDTAVGRMARAADEHEMVRCDIAFHDAVYAAAGHRRLLEAWEAIRSQVHLFLLTRVGVEADGYLAAIPEEHRQLAAALRAGDREAALALFAAHRRHAFDILTGKGGSAGR from the coding sequence ATGAGCGAACCCGGCCGGGTGGTGCCCGCGCGACGGCGGGGGCTGGCCGACGAGGTCGCCGACCGGATCCGGGACGCCATCTTCGACGGCGCCTACCCGCCCGGCAGCCAGCTGCGGGAGGTGGAGCTGTCCGCCGCGCTGGGCGTCAGCCGGGGGCCGGTGCGGGAGGCCCTCCTGCGGCTCGAACGAGAAGGCCTGGCGCGCAGCGAGTGGCACCGCGGCGCGACCGTGACGGCCCTGACCGAGCCCGACGTCGCCGAGCTCGACACGCTGCGGGCGGCCCTCGAGCAGCTCGCCGTCGCGCTGGTGATCGAGCGCGCGCCGGCCGAGGGGCTGGCGGCGGTCGACACGGCCGTGGGGCGGATGGCGCGCGCCGCGGACGAGCACGAGATGGTCCGCTGCGACATCGCCTTCCACGACGCCGTGTACGCCGCCGCGGGGCACCGGCGCCTGCTCGAAGCGTGGGAGGCCATTCGCTCGCAGGTGCACCTGTTCCTGCTGACGCGCGTCGGCGTCGAGGCCGACGGTTACCTCGCGGCGATCCCGGAGGAGCACCGGCAGCTGGCCGCCGCGCTGCGCGCCGGTGACCGCGAGGCCGCGCTGGCGCTGTTCGCCGCCCACCGCCGGCACGCGTTCGACATCCTCACCGGCAAGGGCGGCTCAGCCGGCCGGTGA
- the mftR gene encoding mycofactocin system transcriptional regulator (MftR, the mycofactocin system transcriptional regulator, is an uncharacterized TetR family DNA-binding transcription factor. Its role is inferred by context. It occurs as part of the biosynthesis locus for mycofactocin, a partially characterized electron carrier derived from the terminal Val-Tyr dipeptide of the precursor peptide MftA, through a radical SAM enzyme-mediated process.): MTAPPPAVRRGRPPGTSARELEVIALRLFTERGFHETTVDEIAATAGVSRRTFFRYYDAKSDVLWNEFDTEVETIRKLLADAPAGLPVMDAVRAAVLAANHYRAEDVPELRKRMSLLSSVPELAASAAIHYDAWERAVSAYVGTRTGQPADSLYPLAVGRAVLAACRAAYERWSARADADLTVYLDAALRALTAGFADAALTAEPSPAG; the protein is encoded by the coding sequence ATGACCGCACCGCCCCCCGCTGTCCGCCGCGGCCGCCCACCGGGCACCAGCGCCCGTGAGCTGGAGGTCATCGCCCTGCGGCTGTTCACCGAACGGGGCTTCCACGAGACGACGGTCGACGAGATCGCCGCGACCGCCGGGGTCAGCCGCCGGACGTTCTTCCGGTACTACGACGCCAAGTCGGACGTCCTGTGGAACGAGTTCGACACCGAGGTCGAGACGATCCGGAAGCTGCTCGCCGACGCGCCCGCCGGCCTGCCCGTGATGGACGCCGTCCGCGCGGCCGTGCTGGCCGCGAACCACTACCGCGCCGAGGACGTCCCCGAGCTGCGCAAGCGGATGAGCCTGCTCAGCTCGGTGCCCGAGCTGGCCGCGAGCGCGGCGATCCACTACGACGCCTGGGAACGCGCGGTCAGCGCGTACGTCGGCACGCGGACCGGCCAGCCCGCGGACTCGCTGTACCCGCTGGCGGTGGGCCGGGCGGTGCTGGCGGCGTGCCGCGCGGCCTACGAACGCTGGTCGGCCCGGGCCGACGCGGACCTGACGGTCTACCTGGACGCGGCGCTCCGGGCCCTGACCGCGGGCTTCGCGGACGCGGCGCTCACGGCCGAGCCGTCACCGGCCGGCTGA
- the mftE gene encoding mycofactocin biosynthesis peptidyl-dipeptidase MftE, producing MRLAELSWPDVAERAAAGAILAVPVGATEQHGPHLPLTTDTDIAQALCDGLAAARPDVLVAPAVAYGSSGEHAGFAGTLSIGQEATELLLAELGRSAAGTFGRLLFVSAHGGNAGPVARAVARLRAESRDVEVFQPRWPGDPHAGRPETALQLALRPSGVRMNRAVAGDTRPLGEVLPLLREGGVRAVTATGVLGDPTSATAEEGRELLALLTGALVSHVDAWHPAVFA from the coding sequence ATGCGGCTCGCGGAACTGTCCTGGCCGGACGTCGCCGAGCGCGCGGCGGCCGGGGCGATCCTGGCCGTGCCGGTCGGCGCGACCGAGCAGCACGGCCCGCACCTGCCGCTGACCACCGACACCGACATCGCCCAGGCCCTGTGCGACGGGCTCGCGGCCGCACGCCCGGACGTCCTGGTGGCCCCGGCGGTCGCGTACGGCTCGAGCGGCGAGCACGCGGGCTTCGCCGGGACGCTGTCGATCGGCCAGGAGGCGACCGAGCTGCTGCTGGCCGAGCTGGGCCGCTCGGCGGCCGGGACGTTCGGCCGGCTGCTGTTCGTCTCCGCCCACGGCGGCAACGCGGGCCCGGTCGCCCGGGCCGTCGCCCGCCTGCGGGCGGAGTCGCGCGACGTCGAGGTCTTCCAGCCGCGCTGGCCCGGCGATCCGCACGCCGGCCGCCCGGAAACGGCGCTGCAGCTGGCCTTGCGGCCGAGTGGGGTCCGGATGAACCGCGCGGTCGCGGGGGACACGCGGCCGCTGGGAGAGGTGCTGCCGCTGCTGCGCGAAGGCGGCGTCCGCGCGGTGACGGCGACCGGGGTACTGGGCGACCCGACCTCGGCGACGGCGGAAGAGGGCCGGGAGCTGCTGGCGCTCTTGACCGGAGCATTGGTGTCCCATGTGGACGCTTGGCATCCGGCGGTGTTCGCATGA
- a CDS encoding mycofactocin-coupled SDR family oxidoreductase — protein MTPRTALVTGAARGIGAATVLRLAEQGYAVLAVDVTVDDPALPYPMGTAAELAAVVAKAGDNATAFVADVRDPGALAAAVAEAERRWGGLDVAIAAAGVIAGGVPLWEVPEAREKAVLEVNLNGVIHLARAAVPALLRRPEPRAGRFLAVASAAATRGLPMLAAYCAAKAGVAGLIRALGAELGRTGVTANAVSPGSTDTPILAESARLYDLPEAAAFADQQPAGRLLDPAEVAAVLAFLAGPDSGAMTGAVVPVDGGLAL, from the coding sequence ATGACCCCGCGCACTGCCCTCGTCACCGGCGCGGCGCGCGGGATCGGCGCCGCGACCGTCCTTCGGCTGGCCGAACAGGGTTACGCCGTCCTCGCCGTCGACGTCACCGTCGACGATCCGGCTCTTCCTTACCCCATGGGCACCGCGGCCGAGCTGGCCGCCGTCGTCGCGAAGGCGGGGGACAACGCCACGGCCTTCGTCGCCGACGTCCGCGACCCCGGCGCCCTGGCCGCCGCCGTGGCCGAGGCCGAACGCCGCTGGGGCGGGCTCGACGTCGCGATCGCCGCCGCGGGCGTGATCGCCGGGGGCGTGCCGCTCTGGGAAGTCCCGGAGGCACGGGAAAAGGCCGTCCTCGAGGTCAACCTGAACGGCGTCATCCACCTGGCCCGGGCCGCCGTGCCCGCGCTGCTGCGCCGGCCCGAACCGCGCGCCGGCCGCTTTCTCGCCGTCGCCTCGGCCGCCGCGACCCGCGGCCTGCCGATGCTCGCGGCCTACTGCGCCGCGAAGGCCGGCGTCGCCGGGCTGATCCGCGCGCTCGGTGCCGAGCTGGGCCGCACCGGCGTCACCGCCAACGCCGTCAGCCCCGGCTCGACCGACACCCCGATCCTCGCTGAGAGCGCCCGGCTCTACGACCTGCCCGAGGCGGCCGCGTTCGCCGATCAGCAGCCCGCCGGCCGGCTCCTCGACCCGGCGGAAGTCGCCGCCGTGCTGGCGTTCCTCGCCGGGCCGGACAGCGGCGCGATGACCGGCGCGGTCGTGCCGGTGGACGGAGGCCTGGCCTTGTGA
- the mftF gene encoding mycofactocin biosynthesis glycosyltransferase MftF (Members of this protein family, MftF, are glycosyltransferases, members of PF00535 (glycosyl transferase family 2). The encoding gene is found as part of the mycofactocin cassette, in Mycobacterium tuberculosis, many other Actinobacteria, and occasional members of other lineages. Mycofactocin itself, a putative redox carrier, is a heavily modified derivative of the C-terminal Val-Tyr dipeptide of the mycofactocin precursor MftA (TIGR03969).) — MTPLPPGFRIALDPDTRELADGLWFGGSPARVLRLTGAGRRAWQDLGDGPVTTAATGTLARRLTDAGLAHPVPPAPGAPADVTVVVPVRDRAELLGRCLAELDRKHPVLVVDDGSDDPAAVAAVAAAHGAKLVRRDVNGGPGAARNTALDHVGTELIAFLDSDCVPADGWADRLATHFADPLLAAVAPRVRALALDSWAGRYTRAAGSLDLGDRPARVAPGTRVSYVPTAALVVRRSALTSVAVDGAVFDPALRVGEDVDLVWRLHEAGFRVRYAPDVAVDHHEPETWRDLLGRRARYGTSAAPLALRHPKALAPLALHPWPALTVGALLARRPALAALAFGGSVGSTVRLLRAHDVPDAGVVRAMATAVRQTWLGCGRYGTQFAAPLLAALLVPGGRRRWSRRAAVASLLLGPPLTAWAQRRPELDPVRYTAAAIADDIAYGAGVWAGCLAQRTTVPVRPAVVRRPLEIDPKGTR, encoded by the coding sequence GTGACGCCCTTGCCGCCCGGGTTCCGCATCGCGCTGGACCCGGACACCCGCGAACTCGCCGACGGCCTCTGGTTCGGCGGCTCCCCGGCCCGCGTGCTGCGGCTGACCGGGGCCGGACGCAGAGCGTGGCAGGACCTCGGCGACGGCCCGGTCACCACCGCCGCCACCGGCACGCTCGCCCGCCGCCTCACCGACGCCGGTCTCGCCCATCCCGTGCCGCCGGCGCCCGGCGCACCCGCGGACGTCACCGTCGTCGTCCCGGTCCGCGACCGCGCCGAGCTGCTCGGCCGCTGCCTGGCCGAGCTCGACCGGAAGCACCCCGTGCTCGTCGTCGACGACGGCTCCGACGACCCCGCCGCCGTCGCGGCCGTGGCCGCCGCGCACGGCGCGAAGCTCGTGCGCCGGGACGTCAACGGCGGCCCGGGCGCCGCGCGCAACACCGCGCTGGACCACGTCGGCACCGAGCTGATCGCCTTCCTGGACAGCGACTGCGTCCCGGCCGACGGCTGGGCCGACCGCCTCGCGACCCACTTCGCCGATCCGCTGCTCGCCGCCGTCGCCCCCCGCGTCCGCGCACTGGCCCTCGACAGCTGGGCCGGCCGCTACACCCGCGCCGCGGGCAGCCTCGACCTCGGCGACCGGCCCGCGCGGGTCGCGCCGGGCACGCGGGTGTCGTACGTGCCGACCGCCGCGCTCGTGGTCCGCCGCAGCGCGCTGACGTCGGTCGCGGTCGACGGCGCGGTGTTCGACCCGGCGTTGCGTGTCGGCGAGGACGTCGACCTCGTCTGGCGCCTGCACGAGGCCGGCTTCCGCGTCCGCTACGCCCCGGACGTCGCCGTCGACCACCACGAACCGGAGACCTGGCGCGACCTGCTGGGCCGCCGGGCGCGCTACGGCACGTCCGCCGCACCGCTCGCGCTGCGGCACCCGAAAGCGCTGGCGCCCTTGGCTTTGCACCCCTGGCCCGCGCTGACCGTCGGTGCGCTGCTGGCCCGCCGGCCGGCGCTCGCCGCGCTCGCGTTCGGCGGCTCGGTGGGCAGCACGGTCCGCCTCCTGCGCGCCCACGACGTCCCGGACGCCGGGGTCGTGCGCGCGATGGCCACCGCCGTCCGGCAGACCTGGCTCGGGTGCGGCCGCTACGGCACCCAGTTCGCGGCCCCACTCCTCGCCGCGCTGCTGGTCCCCGGCGGGCGGCGGCGCTGGAGCCGCCGCGCCGCCGTCGCTTCGCTGCTGCTGGGCCCCCCGCTGACCGCGTGGGCGCAGCGGCGGCCGGAGCTCGATCCCGTCCGCTACACCGCGGCCGCGATCGCCGACGACATCGCGTACGGCGCCGGCGTCTGGGCCGGCTGCCTGGCGCAGCGCACCACGGTGCCGGTCCGCCCGGCCGTCGTGCGGCGCCCGCTCGAGATCGACCCGAAGGGAACACGATGA
- the mftD gene encoding pre-mycofactocin synthase MftD (MftD, an enzyme found in the mycofactocin biosynthesis locus, performs an oxidative deamination of 3-amino-5-[(p-hydroxyphenyl)methyl]-4,4-dimethyl-2-pyrrolidinone (AHDP). The resulting compound, now called pre-mycofactocin (PMFT), is a biologically active redox cofactor that can oxidize the non-exchangeable NADH of TIGR03971 family SDR-type oxidoreductases.): MTWFESVAEAQRRAKKRLPGSVYSALIAGSERGLTLKDNLGAFDELRFAPRTAGHFGERDLSTHVLGRDVALPVLISPTGVQAVHPDGEVAVARAAAARGTSIGLSSFGSKPIEEVVAANPNTYFQVYWTGTREDIRRRLERARAAGAVGIILTLDWSFSHSRDWGSPHIPERLTVRELLRFAPEGLTHPRWLLGYVRTRALPDLGVPNMAQPGEPSPTFFGAYGQWMQTPPPSWEDVAWLRSQWDGPFLLKGVIRVDEARRAVDAGVSAISVSNHGGNNLDGTPATIRALPAIAEAVGDRVEILLDGGIRRGSDVVKALALGARAVLIGRAYLWGLAADGQAGVENVLDVLRGGIDSTLLALGKRSVHDLTRSDVLVPTGFEADLGVAVG; this comes from the coding sequence ATGACCTGGTTCGAGTCCGTCGCCGAAGCCCAGCGACGCGCGAAGAAGCGTCTCCCCGGTTCCGTCTACTCCGCCTTGATCGCCGGTTCCGAACGAGGCCTGACCCTCAAAGACAACCTCGGCGCGTTCGACGAGCTGCGGTTCGCGCCGCGCACCGCCGGGCACTTCGGCGAGCGCGACCTGAGCACGCACGTGCTCGGCCGCGACGTCGCGCTGCCGGTGCTGATCTCCCCGACCGGGGTGCAGGCGGTGCACCCGGACGGCGAGGTGGCCGTGGCCCGCGCCGCCGCCGCGCGCGGGACGTCCATCGGGCTCAGCTCGTTCGGCAGCAAGCCGATCGAGGAAGTCGTCGCGGCCAACCCGAACACCTACTTCCAGGTTTACTGGACCGGCACCCGCGAGGACATCCGCCGCCGTCTCGAGCGCGCCCGCGCGGCCGGGGCCGTCGGCATCATCCTGACCCTGGACTGGTCGTTCTCGCACAGCCGCGACTGGGGCAGCCCGCACATCCCGGAACGGCTCACCGTCCGCGAGCTGCTGCGCTTCGCGCCGGAGGGCCTGACGCACCCGCGCTGGCTGCTCGGCTACGTGCGCACCCGCGCACTGCCGGACCTCGGCGTGCCGAACATGGCCCAGCCGGGCGAGCCGTCGCCGACGTTCTTCGGCGCGTACGGCCAGTGGATGCAGACGCCGCCGCCGTCGTGGGAGGACGTCGCCTGGCTGCGCTCGCAGTGGGACGGCCCGTTCCTGCTCAAGGGCGTCATCCGGGTCGACGAGGCCCGCCGCGCGGTGGACGCGGGCGTCAGCGCGATCTCGGTGTCCAACCACGGCGGCAACAACCTCGACGGCACCCCGGCGACGATCCGCGCGCTCCCGGCGATCGCCGAGGCGGTCGGCGACCGGGTGGAAATCCTGCTGGACGGCGGAATCCGCCGCGGCAGCGACGTCGTGAAGGCCCTGGCCCTCGGCGCTCGCGCGGTGCTGATCGGCCGCGCGTACCTGTGGGGCCTGGCCGCGGACGGCCAGGCGGGCGTCGAGAACGTCCTCGACGTGCTTCGGGGCGGCATCGACTCGACGCTGCTGGCGCTGGGCAAGCGGAGCGTGCACGACCTCACCCGGTCGGACGTGCTGGTGCCCACGGGGTTCGAGGCCGATCTCGGCGTCGCCGTCGGCTGA